One segment of Curtobacterium poinsettiae DNA contains the following:
- a CDS encoding multifunctional oxoglutarate decarboxylase/oxoglutarate dehydrogenase thiamine pyrophosphate-binding subunit/dihydrolipoyllysine-residue succinyltransferase subunit: MSSHLTGTDETAGEFGANEWLVDELYEQFVADKESVDKSWWPVLESYHRTQVGDAPAPAGSPAPQAAAGQQASAAQQAPASQQQQSSTQQPATGDTPGEAKSGPIQAKTTSRQPAPQPIPAEANDAADDHEETHEDVATPLRGMAKTLASNMDASLTVPTATSVRTIPAKLMIDNRIVINNHLRRARGGKISFTHLIGWAMVQALKDFPSQNVYYEERDGKPFVVAPAHVNLGIAIDVPKKDGTRSLLVPSIKRAETLTFGQFLSAYEDLVKRARDNKLTPADFQGTTISLTNPGGIGTVHSVPRLTKGQGSIIGAGALEYPAQFQGSASKTLVELGIGKTITLTSTYDHRVIQGAGSGEYLKHVHERLIGEHGFYDGIFAALRIPYKPIQWANDINVDLAHRVNKTARVQELINSFRVRGHLMADIDPLEYRQRTHPDLEIESHGLTFWDLDREFVTGGLAGTTSAPLRDVLGILRDAYCRTVGIEYMHIQDPEQRRWVQERIEVPYSKPSKEEQLRVLGKLNEAEAFETFLQTKYVGQKRFSLEGGESTIAFLDTLIQHAAGAGLAEVAIGMAHRGRLNVLTNIAGKTYGQIFREFEGSSLPGTVSGQGSGDVKYHVGTEGVFRTSDGSSIPVTIAANPSHLEAVDGVLEGIVRAKQDREAPGSFGVLPVLVHGDAAMAGQGVVVETLQMSQLRGYRTGGTVHLVINNQVGFTTPPESARSSVYSTDVAKTIQAPIFHVNGDDPEAVARVAELAFAYREEFHRDVVIDLICYRRRGHNEGDDPSMTQPLMYNLIEAKRSVRTLYTEALVGRGDITQEEYDEAHRDFQDRLERAFAETHEAQTGTIPVIDVDDDGAVQGLERPAAQRDDAEVEVHETAVSEELVRAIGDAHSNPPAGFSIHPKLQQLLTKRTEMTRNGGIDWAMAELMAIGSILVEGKPVRLAGQDARRGTFVQRQSVFHDRVNGQEWLPLSNLTEDQARFYVYDSLLSEYAAMAFEYGYSVERPESLVLWEAQFGDFANGAQIVIDEFISSAEQKWGQRSGLVLLLPHGYEGQGPDHSSARIERYLQLCAEDNMIVARPSTPASYFHLLRRQAWARPQKPLIVFSPKAMLRLRQATSAVEDFTTGTFEPVLDDARITDKSAVRRVVLHSGKVHHDLRAEVDKRGVTDVALVRLEQLAPLPLDRILEVLAGYPDADVVWAQEEPENQGAWPFVCMNLSPHLGGRPLSVAARSASAAPATGSSKRSAQEATEVIDTALRASA; the protein is encoded by the coding sequence GTGTCGAGCCATCTGACCGGAACGGACGAGACCGCGGGCGAATTCGGGGCGAACGAGTGGCTCGTCGACGAGCTCTACGAGCAGTTCGTCGCGGACAAGGAGTCGGTCGACAAGTCCTGGTGGCCGGTCCTCGAGAGCTACCACCGCACGCAGGTCGGTGACGCTCCGGCTCCGGCGGGATCCCCCGCACCACAGGCTGCGGCCGGGCAGCAGGCGTCGGCGGCGCAGCAGGCCCCCGCTTCGCAGCAGCAGCAGTCCTCGACGCAGCAGCCGGCCACCGGGGACACCCCGGGCGAGGCGAAGTCGGGCCCGATCCAGGCGAAGACCACCTCGCGCCAGCCGGCACCGCAGCCGATCCCGGCCGAGGCGAACGACGCGGCCGACGACCACGAGGAGACCCACGAGGACGTGGCGACCCCGCTCCGGGGCATGGCCAAGACGCTGGCGTCGAACATGGACGCCTCGCTGACGGTCCCGACCGCCACGAGCGTCCGGACCATCCCGGCGAAGCTGATGATCGACAACCGGATCGTCATCAACAACCACCTGCGACGCGCCCGCGGCGGCAAGATCTCCTTCACGCACCTGATCGGGTGGGCGATGGTGCAGGCGCTCAAGGACTTCCCGAGCCAGAACGTCTACTACGAGGAGCGCGACGGCAAGCCGTTCGTCGTCGCCCCGGCACACGTGAACCTCGGCATCGCGATCGACGTCCCGAAGAAGGACGGCACCCGCTCGCTCCTGGTGCCGAGCATCAAGCGCGCGGAGACCCTGACGTTCGGCCAGTTCCTCTCCGCCTACGAGGACCTCGTCAAGCGCGCCCGCGACAACAAGCTCACCCCGGCGGACTTCCAGGGCACGACGATCTCGCTCACCAACCCCGGCGGCATCGGCACCGTGCACTCGGTCCCGCGCCTGACGAAGGGGCAGGGCTCGATCATCGGTGCCGGCGCCCTCGAGTACCCCGCGCAGTTCCAGGGCTCGGCGTCGAAGACCCTGGTCGAGCTCGGCATCGGCAAGACCATCACCCTGACGAGCACCTACGACCACCGCGTCATCCAGGGCGCCGGTTCGGGCGAGTACCTCAAGCACGTGCACGAGCGCCTGATCGGCGAGCACGGCTTCTACGACGGCATCTTCGCCGCGCTCCGGATCCCCTACAAGCCGATCCAGTGGGCGAACGACATCAACGTCGACCTGGCGCACCGGGTGAACAAGACCGCCCGCGTGCAGGAGCTCATCAACAGCTTCCGCGTCCGCGGGCACCTGATGGCCGACATCGACCCGCTCGAGTACCGCCAGCGCACGCACCCGGACCTCGAGATCGAGAGCCACGGGCTGACCTTCTGGGACCTCGACCGCGAGTTCGTCACCGGCGGGCTCGCCGGCACCACCTCTGCACCGCTGCGCGACGTCCTCGGGATCCTGCGCGACGCCTACTGCCGCACGGTCGGCATCGAGTACATGCACATCCAGGACCCGGAACAGCGTCGCTGGGTGCAGGAGCGCATCGAGGTGCCGTACTCGAAGCCCTCGAAGGAAGAGCAGCTCCGCGTCCTCGGCAAGCTCAACGAGGCCGAGGCGTTCGAGACCTTCCTGCAGACCAAGTACGTCGGCCAGAAGCGCTTCTCGCTCGAGGGCGGCGAGTCCACCATCGCCTTCCTCGACACCCTGATCCAGCACGCCGCCGGTGCCGGGCTGGCCGAGGTCGCGATCGGCATGGCCCACCGTGGCCGCCTGAACGTGCTGACGAACATCGCCGGCAAGACCTACGGGCAGATCTTCCGTGAGTTCGAGGGGTCCTCGCTGCCGGGCACGGTGTCCGGTCAGGGGTCCGGCGACGTGAAGTACCACGTCGGCACCGAGGGCGTGTTCCGCACGTCCGACGGCTCGAGCATCCCGGTGACGATCGCCGCGAACCCCTCCCACCTCGAAGCCGTCGACGGCGTGCTCGAGGGCATCGTCCGAGCCAAGCAGGACCGCGAGGCCCCCGGCAGCTTCGGTGTGCTCCCCGTGCTCGTGCACGGCGACGCGGCGATGGCCGGCCAGGGTGTGGTCGTCGAGACGCTGCAGATGTCGCAGCTCCGCGGCTACCGCACCGGCGGCACGGTCCACCTCGTCATCAACAACCAGGTCGGGTTCACCACCCCGCCCGAGTCGGCGCGCAGCTCGGTGTACTCCACCGACGTCGCGAAGACGATCCAGGCGCCGATCTTCCACGTGAACGGTGACGACCCCGAGGCCGTCGCGCGCGTCGCCGAACTCGCCTTCGCGTACCGCGAGGAGTTCCACCGCGACGTCGTGATCGACCTGATCTGCTACCGCCGTCGCGGGCACAACGAGGGCGACGACCCCTCGATGACGCAGCCGCTGATGTACAACCTCATCGAGGCGAAGCGCTCCGTCCGCACGCTGTACACCGAGGCCCTCGTCGGCCGCGGTGACATCACGCAAGAGGAGTACGACGAGGCGCACCGCGACTTCCAGGACCGCCTGGAACGCGCCTTCGCCGAGACGCACGAGGCACAGACCGGCACGATCCCGGTGATCGACGTCGACGACGACGGTGCGGTGCAGGGTCTCGAACGCCCGGCCGCGCAGCGCGACGACGCCGAGGTCGAGGTGCACGAGACCGCCGTGTCCGAGGAGCTCGTCCGGGCGATCGGTGACGCGCACAGCAACCCGCCCGCCGGGTTCTCCATCCACCCGAAGCTGCAGCAGCTGCTCACCAAGCGCACCGAGATGACCCGCAACGGCGGAATCGACTGGGCGATGGCGGAGCTCATGGCGATCGGGTCGATCCTGGTCGAGGGCAAGCCCGTCCGCCTCGCCGGACAGGACGCCCGCCGCGGCACCTTCGTCCAGCGCCAGTCGGTGTTCCACGACCGGGTGAACGGCCAGGAATGGCTGCCGCTGTCGAACCTCACCGAGGACCAGGCACGGTTCTACGTGTACGACTCGCTGCTGAGCGAGTACGCGGCGATGGCCTTCGAGTACGGCTACTCGGTGGAGCGCCCCGAGTCGCTCGTGCTCTGGGAGGCGCAGTTCGGCGACTTCGCCAACGGTGCCCAGATCGTCATCGACGAGTTCATCTCGTCCGCCGAGCAGAAGTGGGGGCAACGCTCCGGCCTCGTCCTGCTGCTGCCGCACGGGTACGAGGGTCAGGGGCCGGACCACTCGTCGGCGCGCATCGAGCGCTACCTGCAGCTGTGCGCCGAGGACAACATGATCGTCGCGCGCCCGTCGACCCCGGCCTCGTACTTCCACCTGCTCCGCCGGCAGGCCTGGGCCCGTCCCCAGAAGCCGCTCATCGTGTTCTCCCCGAAGGCGATGCTCCGGCTCCGCCAGGCGACGAGTGCGGTCGAGGACTTCACGACCGGGACGTTCGAGCCCGTGCTGGACGACGCGCGGATCACCGACAAGAGCGCCGTCCGCCGCGTGGTGCTGCACTCCGGCAAGGTGCACCACGACCTGCGTGCCGAGGTCGACAAGCGCGGCGTCACCGACGTCGCACTCGTCCGGCTCGAGCAGCTCGCCCCGCTCCCCCTCGACCGCATCCTCGAGGTCCTGGCGGGCTACCCGGACGCCGACGTCGTGTGGGCGCAGGAGGAGCCGGAGAACCAGGGCGCCTGGCCGTTCGTCTGCATGAACCTGTCGCCGCACCTGGGTGGCCGACCGTTGTCCGTGGCGGCCCGCTCGGCGAGTGCCGCACCCGCCACCGGTTCCTCGAAGCGCTCCGCGCAAGAAGCCACCGAGGTCATCGACACGGCGCTGCGCGCGTCGGCCTGA
- a CDS encoding GNAT family N-acetyltransferase, producing the protein MTLSVESTTTWSDTDVADVAALVRLLGHDVDDASMRDRLDRLTPEAGHRTWVVRGDDGRVVAVAGAQVTWAYASDEPTAQLLLLVVDDTARRRGTGSALIGTFEAWAVEQGARRLSAVSAAATDSAHRFYQKRGYHDAGVRYTKIA; encoded by the coding sequence ATGACCCTCTCCGTCGAGTCGACCACCACCTGGTCCGACACGGACGTCGCCGACGTCGCCGCCCTCGTCCGCCTGCTCGGTCACGACGTCGACGACGCGTCGATGCGCGACCGCCTCGACCGGCTCACCCCCGAAGCCGGGCACCGCACCTGGGTGGTCCGGGGGGACGACGGACGGGTCGTCGCCGTCGCCGGCGCACAGGTCACGTGGGCGTACGCCAGCGACGAGCCGACGGCGCAGCTGCTGCTGCTGGTCGTCGACGACACGGCCAGGAGGCGCGGCACCGGTTCCGCGCTCATCGGCACGTTCGAAGCATGGGCGGTCGAGCAGGGCGCGCGTCGCCTCAGTGCCGTCAGTGCGGCCGCGACGGACAGCGCGCACCGCTTCTACCAGAAGCGCGGGTACCACGACGCCGGGGTGCGCTACACGAAGATCGCGTAG
- a CDS encoding zf-HC2 domain-containing protein: MSGCDCSKAKAELEEFLHDELRHEDATDIREHMDGCEDCQTEHRVGVVLMETVRRACKETAPDQLRSEILARIRVEQATH, encoded by the coding sequence ATGAGCGGCTGCGACTGCTCGAAGGCGAAGGCCGAGCTCGAGGAGTTCCTGCACGACGAGCTCCGCCACGAGGACGCCACGGACATCCGCGAGCACATGGACGGGTGCGAGGACTGCCAGACCGAGCACCGCGTCGGCGTCGTGCTCATGGAGACCGTCCGTCGCGCCTGCAAGGAGACCGCTCCCGACCAGCTGCGCAGCGAGATCCTCGCGCGCATCCGGGTGGAGCAGGCGACGCACTGA
- a CDS encoding sigma-70 family RNA polymerase sigma factor, producing MTTDEPQAAPHHLVDETEVQLDAVEEEHDALDDAADEPVDAKTVSEGELRSLFEDQALPFMDQLYGAAMRMTRNPADASDLVQETFVKAFAAFRQFKQGTNLKAWLYRILTNTFINTYRKNQRNPYQGTIDELEDWQLGGAESVTQSISARSAEADAIDHLPSSAVKDALQAIPEDFRMAVYFADVEGFSYQEIADIMKTPVGTVMSRLHRGRRLLRGLLAEHARETGIVPDAASTATMRGRGRGAAQTTKATAATGRTGRKDAR from the coding sequence ATGACGACCGACGAACCGCAGGCAGCTCCGCACCACCTGGTTGACGAGACCGAGGTGCAGCTCGACGCCGTCGAAGAGGAACACGACGCCCTCGACGACGCAGCAGACGAGCCGGTGGACGCGAAGACCGTCTCCGAGGGGGAGCTGCGGTCCCTGTTCGAGGACCAGGCGCTGCCCTTCATGGACCAGCTCTACGGTGCGGCCATGCGGATGACCCGCAACCCCGCCGACGCGTCCGACCTGGTGCAGGAGACGTTCGTCAAGGCCTTCGCCGCGTTCCGTCAGTTCAAGCAGGGCACGAACCTGAAGGCCTGGCTGTACCGGATCCTCACGAACACGTTCATCAACACGTACCGCAAGAACCAGCGGAACCCGTACCAGGGCACCATCGACGAGCTCGAGGACTGGCAGCTCGGCGGCGCGGAGAGCGTGACCCAGTCGATCTCCGCCCGGTCCGCCGAGGCCGACGCGATCGACCACCTGCCGTCCTCCGCCGTGAAGGACGCCCTGCAGGCCATCCCGGAGGACTTCCGGATGGCCGTGTACTTCGCCGATGTCGAAGGCTTCTCGTACCAGGAGATCGCCGACATCATGAAGACCCCCGTGGGGACGGTCATGAGCCGCCTCCACCGTGGCCGCCGGCTCCTCCGTGGGCTCCTGGCGGAACACGCCCGTGAGACCGGCATCGTCCCGGACGCAGCGTCGACGGCGACGATGCGTGGACGGGGACGAGGCGCGGCACAGACGACGAAGGCAACCGCGGCCACGGGTCGCACCGGACGGAAGGACGCACGATGA
- the aroA gene encoding 3-phosphoshikimate 1-carboxyvinyltransferase, producing the protein MADTTHSHSGAQPADPWIAPVAGGPLRGDVALPGSKSLTNRELVLAALADGPSTIRLPLHSRDSALMIAGLRALGVGIEALEPAAGTAPNPYGPDLRITPAPMHGAVRLDCGLAGTVMRFLPPLAALAVGPVTVDGDPYARKRPMHAIVQGLVDLGVDVTDDGGGSMPFSFTGTGSVRGGALTIDASASSQFVSGLLLSAPRFDEGLHLTHVGERLPSMPHIEMTVAALRARGVRVEEPAVGEWVVHPGPIGVRDVTIEPDLSNAAPFAVAALVAGGTVRIRTWPSETTQVGADLETLLPLWGASVARDGDDLVVDGGVGIRGGASLPGLELDLSRGGELAPALVALAALADGPSEITGIGHLRGHETDRLAALAADLNRSGGAVHELDDGLRIEPAPLHGSAWGAYDDHRMATAGAIVGLVVDGVAVDDIGSTAKTLPQFPELWAALVASSVAAAPVSGD; encoded by the coding sequence ATGGCAGACACGACGCATTCCCACAGCGGGGCCCAGCCCGCCGACCCCTGGATCGCCCCGGTCGCAGGGGGTCCGCTCCGCGGCGACGTCGCGCTGCCCGGGTCGAAGTCACTGACGAACCGAGAGCTCGTGCTCGCGGCCCTCGCGGACGGCCCCTCGACGATCCGGCTCCCGCTGCACTCCCGTGACTCGGCGCTGATGATCGCGGGCCTCCGGGCGCTCGGCGTCGGCATCGAAGCGCTCGAGCCGGCGGCCGGCACCGCCCCGAACCCGTACGGCCCGGACCTCAGGATCACGCCCGCCCCGATGCACGGCGCCGTCCGCCTGGACTGCGGACTGGCCGGCACCGTGATGCGCTTCCTGCCGCCGCTCGCCGCCCTGGCCGTCGGGCCCGTCACGGTCGACGGCGACCCCTACGCCCGCAAGCGGCCGATGCACGCCATCGTGCAGGGACTCGTGGACCTCGGTGTCGACGTCACGGACGACGGCGGCGGTTCGATGCCGTTCTCGTTCACCGGCACCGGCTCGGTTCGCGGCGGCGCCCTGACGATCGACGCGTCGGCGTCCTCGCAGTTCGTCTCCGGGCTGCTGCTGTCGGCCCCCCGCTTCGACGAGGGCCTGCACCTCACCCACGTGGGCGAACGCCTGCCGAGCATGCCGCACATCGAGATGACCGTCGCGGCACTCCGTGCCCGCGGCGTCCGCGTCGAGGAGCCGGCGGTCGGCGAGTGGGTCGTGCACCCCGGCCCGATCGGCGTGCGTGACGTCACGATCGAACCCGACCTGTCGAACGCCGCGCCGTTCGCGGTCGCCGCGCTCGTCGCCGGCGGCACGGTCCGCATCCGCACCTGGCCCAGCGAGACGACGCAGGTCGGCGCCGACCTCGAGACGCTCCTGCCCCTGTGGGGGGCGAGCGTGGCCCGTGACGGTGACGACCTGGTCGTCGACGGCGGCGTCGGGATCCGGGGTGGGGCCTCCTTGCCGGGTCTCGAACTCGACCTGAGCCGCGGCGGCGAACTCGCACCGGCGCTCGTCGCGCTGGCCGCGCTGGCGGACGGACCGAGCGAGATCACCGGGATCGGGCACCTGCGCGGGCACGAGACCGACCGCCTGGCCGCGCTGGCGGCGGACCTCAACCGGTCTGGAGGCGCGGTGCACGAACTCGACGACGGCCTGCGGATCGAGCCGGCGCCGCTCCACGGCAGCGCCTGGGGCGCGTACGACGACCACCGGATGGCGACCGCGGGGGCGATCGTGGGCCTCGTCGTCGACGGCGTCGCCGTCGACGACATCGGGTCGACCGCGAAGACGCTGCCGCAGTTCCCGGAGCTGTGGGCGGCGCTCGTGGCGTCCTCGGTGGCCGCTGCACCGGTGAGCGGGGACTGA
- the rsgA gene encoding ribosome small subunit-dependent GTPase A gives MSWWDDVDGDDSDADEPYGQYDESSVRVRPNPKGNRPRTKTRPTYDDAPVGWVTNVDRGRFGVLIDDHVITATKARELGKKSVVTGDHVSLVGDVSGDPGSLARIVKVAERTTLLRRSADDSDEVERVIVANADQMLIVVAAADPEPRTRLIDRYLVAAFDAGLDPILCITKTDLADPAPFLAHFACLDLRIVTSRSDDVPFEALHELLDDKVTVTVGHSGVGKSTLVNALTGSTRAIGVVNSVTGRGRHTSSSSIALRVRDGGWIIDTPGVRSFGLGHVDPANVFRAFASHAVPVLPARDGIPLAQAHDWEIVDRVQDGELGPTGVERLDSFRALLTGMGASDPGSE, from the coding sequence ATGAGCTGGTGGGACGACGTCGACGGCGACGACTCCGACGCGGACGAGCCGTACGGGCAGTACGACGAGTCGAGCGTGCGGGTGCGCCCGAACCCGAAGGGCAACCGACCGCGCACGAAGACCCGTCCGACGTACGACGACGCCCCGGTCGGCTGGGTGACGAACGTCGACCGCGGGCGGTTCGGCGTGCTGATCGACGACCACGTCATCACCGCGACGAAGGCCCGCGAGCTCGGCAAGAAGTCCGTCGTCACGGGCGACCACGTGTCGCTCGTCGGGGACGTCTCCGGCGACCCGGGCTCGCTGGCACGCATCGTGAAGGTCGCCGAGCGCACCACCCTGCTGCGGCGGAGTGCCGACGACTCCGACGAGGTCGAGCGCGTCATCGTGGCGAACGCCGACCAGATGCTCATCGTGGTGGCCGCCGCCGACCCCGAGCCGCGCACCCGCCTGATCGACCGGTACCTGGTGGCCGCGTTCGACGCCGGGCTCGACCCGATCCTCTGCATCACGAAGACCGACCTCGCCGACCCGGCCCCGTTCCTGGCGCACTTCGCGTGCCTGGACCTTCGGATCGTGACGAGCCGATCGGACGACGTCCCGTTCGAGGCGCTGCACGAGCTCCTCGACGACAAGGTGACCGTGACCGTCGGGCACTCCGGTGTGGGCAAGTCGACCCTGGTGAACGCCCTGACCGGGTCGACGCGCGCGATCGGCGTCGTGAACTCCGTGACCGGCCGCGGGCGGCACACGTCGTCGTCGTCGATCGCGCTGCGGGTCCGTGACGGCGGGTGGATCATCGACACGCCGGGTGTGCGGTCGTTCGGCCTGGGGCACGTCGACCCCGCGAACGTCTTCCGGGCGTTCGCGTCGCACGCCGTGCCGGTGCTGCCCGCGCGGGACGGCATCCCGCTGGCGCAGGCGCACGACTGGGAGATCGTCGACCGCGTGCAGGACGGGGAGCTCGGGCCGACCGGCGTCGAGCGGCTCGACTCGTTCCGGGCACTGCTCACCGGGATGGGCGCGTCCGACCCCGGTTCCGAGTAG
- the hisN gene encoding histidinol-phosphatase, producing the protein MDLSADLDFARSLADTADAISLERFRAADLHVTKKADSTHVTDADQAVERALRERLAAERPDDAFLGEETTADTGAEAVSEGHRQWVVDPIDGTANYLRGVPVWATLIALAVDGRPVLGVVSAPALGKRWWAAEGSGAFSLDGPLRVSGVAELGDASLSYNSIQQWDDDDRLEPLVDLSRRVWRTRAYGDMWSYMMVAEGVLDVAGEPDLKPWDIAALVPIVEEAGGRFTSLDGDPGPWHGSALASNGLVHDAVVEVIRRDS; encoded by the coding sequence GTGGACCTCAGCGCCGACCTGGACTTCGCCCGCTCCCTCGCCGACACCGCCGACGCGATCAGCCTCGAGCGCTTCCGTGCCGCCGACCTGCACGTGACGAAGAAGGCCGACAGCACGCACGTCACCGACGCCGACCAGGCCGTCGAACGGGCACTGCGCGAGCGGCTCGCCGCCGAGCGACCGGACGACGCGTTCCTCGGCGAGGAGACGACGGCGGACACCGGGGCCGAGGCTGTCAGCGAAGGACACCGCCAGTGGGTGGTCGACCCGATCGACGGCACCGCCAACTACCTGCGGGGCGTGCCGGTGTGGGCGACCCTCATCGCGCTCGCGGTCGACGGCCGCCCGGTGCTCGGCGTCGTCAGTGCGCCCGCCCTCGGCAAGCGCTGGTGGGCGGCCGAGGGCTCCGGCGCGTTCTCGCTGGACGGACCGCTCCGGGTCTCCGGGGTGGCCGAGCTCGGGGACGCGAGTCTGAGCTACAACAGCATCCAGCAGTGGGACGACGACGACCGCCTCGAGCCACTCGTCGACTTGTCGCGCCGGGTCTGGCGCACCCGGGCCTACGGCGACATGTGGTCCTACATGATGGTGGCCGAGGGCGTCCTCGACGTCGCCGGCGAACCGGACCTGAAGCCGTGGGACATCGCGGCCCTCGTCCCCATCGTCGAAGAGGCCGGCGGCCGCTTCACCTCGCTCGACGGCGATCCCGGGCCGTGGCACGGCAGCGCGCTCGCCTCGAACGGCCTGGTGCACGATGCCGTCGTCGAGGTCATCCGTCGCGACTCCTAG
- a CDS encoding MFS transporter: MSNAEPTDARLDDRTRWRAFGVCVAVAALTILDLSKVNVGLPSIEQSLGATSSSLQLIVAGYALAFGLALVPAGRLGDLQSRRVMFIVGLSAFTGSSLLCAVAPNIEVLIVTRILQGFAAGIQMPQVIGLVQQLFRGPERGRAFGLFGAMIGISTALGPTIGGGLIAIGGEESGWRLLFWMNVPLGIAALLFAVRLLPKGAQGKAQDRELDVVGILLLGAAIVTLMLPFVLTSGGGGSATRWFWLVGFAVFLVLFVLWEQRFKRQGKSPVVHFELFRLSSYRNGLSIVAVYFAALPASFLMVTLYLQEGLGLSPLFAGMVSIPFAATSAVGSYIGGRIVDRVGRALVVAGLGMVVVGFLLLMVAAVVTPPEVTPWAMAGAFLVGGLGGGFVVSPNQTLTLAEIPVEQSGVAGSMQQLGQRVGTAIGTAVATSIFYGIVRSEAAGSGSGGSGGRLDAYHDAFRSGTTFTVSLMALALALAGADLVARRRAARRPDGESEGSDAAAESADRTGAPGSADRG; the protein is encoded by the coding sequence ATGTCCAACGCCGAACCGACCGACGCCCGCCTCGATGACCGCACCCGGTGGCGGGCCTTCGGCGTGTGTGTGGCGGTGGCGGCCCTGACGATCCTCGACCTGTCCAAGGTGAACGTCGGGCTGCCCTCGATCGAGCAGTCCCTCGGGGCCACCAGCTCGTCGCTCCAGCTCATCGTCGCGGGGTACGCGCTGGCGTTCGGCCTCGCCCTCGTGCCCGCGGGTCGGCTCGGGGACTTGCAGAGCCGGCGCGTCATGTTCATCGTGGGGCTCAGCGCGTTCACCGGATCGAGCCTGCTGTGCGCCGTCGCACCGAACATCGAAGTCCTGATCGTCACCCGGATCCTGCAGGGCTTCGCCGCCGGGATCCAGATGCCCCAGGTCATCGGACTCGTGCAGCAGCTGTTCCGCGGGCCGGAGCGTGGCCGCGCGTTCGGGCTCTTCGGGGCGATGATCGGCATCTCCACCGCCCTCGGGCCGACCATCGGCGGTGGCCTCATCGCGATCGGCGGCGAGGAGTCCGGCTGGCGGCTGCTGTTCTGGATGAACGTGCCCCTCGGGATCGCCGCACTGCTCTTCGCCGTCCGCCTGCTGCCGAAGGGCGCCCAGGGGAAGGCGCAGGACCGCGAACTGGACGTCGTCGGCATCCTGTTGCTCGGAGCCGCCATCGTCACCCTGATGCTGCCGTTCGTGCTGACCAGCGGTGGTGGTGGTTCCGCGACCCGCTGGTTCTGGCTCGTCGGCTTCGCGGTGTTCCTCGTGCTGTTCGTGCTCTGGGAGCAGCGGTTCAAGCGGCAGGGCAAGTCGCCCGTGGTGCACTTCGAGCTGTTCCGGCTGTCGTCGTACCGCAACGGCCTGTCGATCGTGGCCGTCTACTTCGCCGCGCTGCCGGCGTCGTTCCTCATGGTCACGCTGTACCTGCAGGAGGGCCTCGGGCTCTCACCGCTGTTCGCCGGCATGGTGAGCATCCCCTTCGCCGCGACGAGTGCGGTGGGCTCGTACATCGGCGGACGGATCGTCGACCGGGTCGGGCGGGCGCTGGTCGTCGCCGGGCTCGGGATGGTCGTCGTCGGCTTCCTGCTGCTCATGGTCGCCGCCGTCGTCACCCCACCGGAGGTCACCCCGTGGGCGATGGCGGGCGCGTTCCTGGTCGGCGGACTCGGTGGCGGGTTCGTGGTGTCGCCGAACCAGACCCTGACCCTGGCCGAGATCCCCGTCGAGCAGTCCGGGGTGGCGGGGTCGATGCAGCAGCTCGGCCAGCGGGTCGGCACGGCGATCGGTACCGCGGTGGCGACCAGCATCTTCTACGGGATCGTGCGGAGCGAGGCGGCAGGGTCGGGTTCGGGCGGGTCGGGCGGGCGTCTCGACGCCTACCACGACGCCTTCCGCAGCGGCACGACGTTCACGGTGTCGCTGATGGCACTCGCGCTCGCGCTGGCCGGCGCGGACCTGGTGGCGCGTCGTCGCGCGGCGCGGCGGCCGGACGGGGAGTCCGAGGGCTCGGACGCCGCTGCTGAGTCCGCCGACCGGACCGGCGCGCCGGGGTCCGCCGATCGCGGCTGA